A section of the Caballeronia sp. M1242 genome encodes:
- a CDS encoding UbiH/UbiF/VisC/COQ6 family ubiquinone biosynthesis hydroxylase, giving the protein MSDAITQPHFDYDIAIVGAGPVGLALAGWLARRSATSRLSIALIDARTPEAAANDPRSLALSHGSRVMLQPLGFPADVTPIRRIHVSQRGHFGRTLIEHDEHDLPELGYVVRYGSLVGALAKAVRATKVDWLTDTSALPPLQDNESVTLPLQSGGVERTIRVRVLVNAEGGLYQQGPRDVAVSTQRRARDYGQTAIVGTVSVSDPQANVAWERFTNQGPIALLPCGGQRHADYSLVWCCSPDEAARRMQLDDDAFLAELGVAFGSRMGRFTQIVGRAAYPLGLTALNALVDRRTVAIGNAAQTLHPVAGQGLNLGLRDAQALCDALSTDGPRPLALAHFAQRRALDRRFTIGATDTLARIFTVDFAPLAAARGLALTALEFLPPLKTALARQMMFGQRR; this is encoded by the coding sequence ATGAGCGACGCCATTACGCAACCGCATTTCGATTACGACATCGCCATCGTCGGCGCGGGTCCGGTCGGGCTCGCGCTCGCCGGCTGGCTCGCGCGGCGCAGCGCGACCTCGCGGCTTTCCATCGCGCTGATCGACGCGCGCACGCCCGAAGCCGCCGCGAACGATCCGCGCTCGCTCGCGCTCTCGCACGGCAGCCGCGTGATGCTCCAGCCGCTCGGCTTTCCCGCCGACGTCACGCCGATCCGCCGCATTCACGTATCGCAGCGTGGACATTTCGGGCGCACGCTGATCGAGCACGACGAACACGACTTGCCGGAGCTGGGTTACGTGGTGCGCTACGGCTCGCTCGTCGGCGCGCTCGCGAAGGCCGTGCGCGCGACGAAAGTCGATTGGCTCACCGATACGTCCGCCCTGCCGCCCTTGCAGGACAACGAAAGCGTGACGCTGCCACTGCAATCGGGCGGCGTCGAGCGCACGATCCGGGTGCGCGTGCTGGTCAACGCCGAGGGCGGGCTCTATCAGCAAGGTCCGCGCGATGTCGCAGTCTCCACGCAGCGCCGGGCTCGCGATTACGGGCAGACGGCCATCGTCGGCACGGTGAGCGTGTCGGACCCGCAAGCCAACGTCGCGTGGGAACGCTTCACGAATCAAGGCCCGATTGCGCTTTTGCCCTGCGGCGGCCAGCGTCACGCGGACTATTCGCTCGTCTGGTGCTGCTCGCCCGACGAAGCCGCGCGACGCATGCAGCTCGACGACGACGCGTTCCTTGCCGAACTCGGCGTCGCGTTCGGCTCGCGCATGGGGCGCTTCACGCAAATCGTCGGGCGGGCGGCGTACCCGCTCGGGCTGACGGCGCTCAACGCGCTGGTCGACCGGCGCACGGTTGCTATCGGCAACGCGGCGCAGACGCTGCATCCAGTAGCGGGCCAAGGCTTGAACCTCGGGCTGCGCGACGCTCAGGCGCTCTGCGATGCCCTCTCGACCGACGGACCGCGCCCGCTCGCGCTCGCGCACTTTGCACAGCGGCGCGCGCTCGACCGCCGTTTCACCATCGGCGCGACGGATACGCTCGCCCGCATCTTCACGGTGGATTTCGCGCCGCTCGCCGCCGCGCGCGGGCTGGCGCTGACCGCGCTCGAATTCCTGCCGCCGCTGAAAACGGCGCTCGCGCGGCAGATGATGTTCGGCCAGCGGCGCTAA
- the dtd gene encoding D-aminoacyl-tRNA deacylase, with the protein MIALIQRVRRADVRVGERVTGAIDAGLLALVCAERGDTEAAADKLLAKMLAYRVFSDAAGKMNLSVQNIDGAGRAGGVLLVSQFTLAADTSSGLRPSFTPAAPPDEGRRLFDYFVREARAKHPIVETGEFGADMQVSLVNDGPVTFWLQVRP; encoded by the coding sequence ATGATCGCGCTTATCCAGCGAGTGCGGCGCGCGGACGTGCGCGTCGGCGAACGCGTGACCGGCGCGATCGACGCGGGCCTGCTCGCGCTCGTCTGCGCCGAACGGGGCGACACCGAAGCCGCCGCCGACAAGCTGCTCGCGAAGATGCTGGCGTACCGTGTGTTCAGCGACGCGGCGGGCAAGATGAATCTGTCCGTGCAGAACATCGACGGCGCGGGGCGCGCGGGCGGCGTGCTGTTGGTCTCGCAGTTCACGCTCGCCGCCGATACATCGAGCGGACTGCGCCCGAGCTTCACGCCGGCCGCGCCGCCCGACGAAGGCAGGCGGCTCTTCGATTACTTCGTGCGCGAGGCGCGGGCGAAGCATCCGATCGTCGAGACCGGCGAATTCGGCGCCGACATGCAGGTGTCGCTCGTCAACGACGGGCCGGTCACGTTCTGGCTGCAGGTGCGGCCATGA
- the ruvC gene encoding crossover junction endodeoxyribonuclease RuvC, with protein sequence MRILGIDPGLRVTGFGIIDMAGHSLNYVTSGVIKTADADLPSRLNTIFDGISTLIRQHNPDQAAIEKVFVNVNPQSTLLLGQARGAAICGLVASGVPVAEYTALQLKQAVVGYGRATKEQMQQMVVRLLNLSGVPSTDAADALGMAICHAHGGTGLATLGGIAPSLAKKGLRVRRGRLIG encoded by the coding sequence ATGAGAATCCTAGGCATCGACCCCGGCCTGCGCGTGACGGGCTTCGGCATCATCGACATGGCGGGGCACTCGCTCAACTATGTGACGAGCGGCGTCATCAAGACGGCCGACGCCGATTTGCCTTCGCGCCTGAACACCATCTTCGACGGCATTTCGACGCTGATCCGGCAGCACAATCCGGATCAGGCGGCGATCGAAAAAGTTTTCGTCAACGTCAATCCGCAATCGACGCTGCTGCTCGGGCAGGCGCGCGGCGCGGCCATTTGCGGGCTCGTCGCGAGCGGCGTGCCGGTCGCCGAATACACCGCGCTGCAACTGAAGCAGGCGGTCGTCGGCTACGGCCGCGCGACGAAAGAGCAGATGCAGCAGATGGTTGTGCGTCTGCTCAATCTGTCGGGCGTGCCAAGCACCGACGCGGCCGACGCACTCGGCATGGCCATCTGTCACGCGCACGGCGGCACGGGGCTCGCCACGCTCGGCGGCATTGCGCCGTCGCTCGCGAAGAAGGGCTTGCGCGTGCGGCGCGGCAGACTCATCGGCTAA
- the ruvA gene encoding Holliday junction branch migration protein RuvA encodes MIGRIAGVLLEKNPPHLLVDCNGVGYEIDVPMSTFYNLPNAGEKVVLLTQMIVREDAHLLYGFLTSQERATFRELLKISGIGARMALAVLSGMSVQELAQTVTTQDTARLTRVPGIGKKTAERLLLELKGKLGADLGAMASAASQSDHASDILNALLALGYSEKEALAAIKNVPAGTGVSEGIKLALKALSKA; translated from the coding sequence ATGATTGGTCGCATTGCCGGCGTTCTGCTGGAAAAAAATCCGCCGCACCTGCTCGTCGACTGCAACGGCGTCGGCTATGAAATCGACGTGCCGATGAGCACGTTCTACAACCTGCCGAACGCGGGCGAGAAGGTCGTGCTGCTTACGCAGATGATCGTGCGCGAGGACGCGCATTTGCTGTACGGCTTTCTCACGTCGCAGGAACGCGCGACGTTTCGCGAATTGTTAAAGATCAGCGGCATCGGCGCGCGCATGGCGCTCGCGGTGCTTTCGGGCATGAGCGTGCAGGAGCTCGCGCAGACCGTGACGACGCAGGACACCGCGCGCCTCACGCGCGTGCCGGGCATCGGAAAGAAGACGGCCGAACGCCTGCTGCTCGAACTGAAGGGCAAGCTCGGCGCCGATCTCGGCGCCATGGCGAGCGCCGCTTCGCAGTCCGACCATGCGTCCGACATCCTCAATGCGCTGCTCGCGCTCGGCTATTCCGAGAAGGAAGCGCTCGCCGCCATCAAGAACGTGCCGGCGGGTACGGGCGTCTCGGAAGGCATCAAGCTCGCGTTGAAGGCGCTCTCGAAAGCCTGA
- the tyrS gene encoding tyrosine--tRNA ligase, with the protein MTTDSNASSAPPREAFPITDDVRAALAIAKRGCDELLIEDEFAQKLARSAATGKPLRIKLGLDPTAPDIHIGHTVVLNKMRQLQDLGHQVIFLIGDFTSLIGDPSGRNATRPPLTREQIEMNAKTYFEQASLVLDREKTEIRYNSEWSMPLGADGMIKLASRYTVARILEREDFTKRFQSGVPISIHEFLYPLMQGYDSVALNADLELGGTDQKFNLLVGRELQKQYGQEQQCILTMPLLEGLDGVEKMSKSKHNYVGISEKPTEMFGKLMSISDVLMWRYFELLSFRSMEEIARFKQEAEGGRNPRDFKVMLAQEIVARFHSPADAERALEDFNHRAKGGVPDDIPTVTLAGAPLAIGQLLKQAGLVPSTSEALRNIEQGGVKIDGATVSDKGLKVEPGEFVVQVGKRRFARITLTA; encoded by the coding sequence ATGACCACTGACTCCAACGCTTCTTCCGCGCCGCCGCGCGAGGCCTTTCCGATCACCGACGACGTGCGCGCCGCCCTCGCGATCGCCAAACGCGGCTGCGACGAACTGCTGATCGAAGACGAGTTCGCGCAGAAGCTCGCACGGAGCGCCGCGACGGGCAAGCCGTTGCGCATCAAGCTCGGGCTGGACCCGACCGCGCCGGACATCCACATCGGCCATACGGTGGTGCTCAACAAGATGCGCCAGTTGCAGGACCTCGGGCATCAGGTCATTTTCCTGATCGGCGATTTCACGTCGTTGATCGGCGATCCGTCCGGCCGCAACGCCACGCGCCCGCCGCTCACGCGCGAGCAGATCGAAATGAACGCGAAGACGTATTTCGAACAGGCGTCGCTGGTGCTCGACCGCGAGAAAACCGAGATTCGCTACAACAGCGAATGGTCGATGCCGCTCGGCGCGGACGGCATGATCAAGCTGGCCTCGCGTTACACCGTGGCGCGCATACTCGAACGTGAAGATTTCACCAAGCGTTTCCAGAGCGGCGTGCCCATCTCGATTCACGAATTCCTCTATCCGCTGATGCAGGGCTACGACTCGGTCGCGCTCAACGCCGACCTCGAACTCGGCGGCACGGATCAGAAGTTCAACCTGCTCGTCGGCCGCGAATTGCAGAAGCAATACGGCCAGGAGCAGCAATGCATTCTGACGATGCCGCTGCTCGAAGGGCTCGACGGCGTCGAAAAGATGTCGAAGTCGAAGCACAACTACGTCGGCATCAGCGAGAAGCCGACCGAGATGTTCGGCAAGCTGATGAGCATTTCGGACGTGCTCATGTGGCGTTACTTCGAACTGCTGTCGTTCCGCAGCATGGAAGAGATCGCGCGCTTCAAGCAGGAAGCGGAAGGCGGCCGCAATCCGCGCGACTTCAAGGTGATGCTCGCGCAGGAAATCGTCGCGCGGTTCCATTCGCCGGCGGACGCCGAGCGCGCGCTCGAAGACTTCAACCATCGCGCGAAGGGCGGCGTGCCGGACGATATTCCGACCGTGACGCTCGCGGGCGCGCCGCTTGCCATCGGCCAGTTGCTGAAGCAGGCCGGGCTCGTGCCGTCTACCAGCGAGGCGCTGCGCAACATCGAGCAGGGCGGCGTGAAGATCGACGGCGCGACGGTGTCCGACAAGGGCTTGAAGGTCGAGCCGGGCGAGTTCGTCGTGCAGGTGGGCAAGCGCCGCTTCGCGCGCATCACGCTGACGGCGTAA
- the dusB gene encoding tRNA dihydrouridine synthase DusB — translation MPIIGSHVLRNNLFVAPMAGVTDRPFRQLCKRMGAGYAVSEMVASNAQLWKSEKTMRRANHAGEVEPIAVQIAGADPQMLAEAARHNVANGAQIIDINMGCPAKKVCNVAAGSALLQNEPLVARIVEAVVQAVGVGPEAVPVTLKIRTGWNRENKNALTIARIAENAGISMLTVHGRTRADLYKGDAEYETIAAVKASVKIPVVANGDITTPEKARDVLAATGADAIMIGRAAQGRPWLFREIEHFLATGERMPPPRIDEIQQVMNEHLEDHYAFYGEFTGVRTARKHIGWYTRGLSGANTFRHRMNTLDTTKEQLFAVNEFFDAQKALSDRLVYVDEAADADEAADEESRGGQNNTDRRIAA, via the coding sequence ATGCCCATCATCGGTTCACACGTTCTGCGCAATAACCTGTTCGTCGCTCCGATGGCAGGCGTCACCGACCGGCCCTTCCGCCAGCTATGCAAGCGCATGGGCGCGGGCTACGCGGTCTCGGAGATGGTCGCGTCCAACGCGCAGTTGTGGAAGAGCGAAAAGACCATGCGCCGCGCAAACCATGCGGGCGAGGTCGAGCCGATTGCCGTGCAGATCGCGGGCGCAGACCCGCAAATGCTCGCCGAAGCCGCGCGTCACAACGTCGCGAACGGCGCGCAGATCATCGACATCAACATGGGCTGCCCGGCCAAGAAGGTGTGCAACGTCGCGGCGGGATCGGCGCTCTTGCAGAACGAACCGCTGGTCGCGCGCATCGTCGAGGCGGTCGTGCAGGCGGTCGGCGTCGGCCCGGAGGCGGTGCCCGTGACGCTCAAGATTCGCACGGGGTGGAATCGCGAGAACAAGAATGCGCTGACCATCGCGCGCATTGCCGAGAATGCCGGCATCTCCATGCTGACCGTGCACGGACGCACGCGCGCCGACTTGTATAAGGGCGACGCGGAGTACGAAACTATCGCCGCCGTGAAGGCGTCGGTGAAGATTCCGGTCGTCGCGAACGGCGACATCACGACGCCCGAGAAAGCGCGCGACGTGCTCGCGGCAACCGGCGCCGACGCCATCATGATCGGCCGCGCGGCGCAGGGCCGGCCGTGGCTTTTCCGCGAGATCGAGCACTTCCTTGCGACGGGCGAGCGCATGCCGCCGCCGCGCATCGACGAGATTCAGCAGGTGATGAACGAGCACCTCGAAGACCACTACGCGTTCTACGGCGAATTCACGGGCGTCCGGACTGCGCGCAAGCACATCGGCTGGTACACTCGCGGCCTTTCCGGGGCCAACACCTTCCGGCACCGGATGAATACGCTCGACACGACCAAAGAACAATTGTTCGCTGTGAACGAATTCTTCGACGCGCAAAAGGCGCTGTCAGACCGCCTCGTCTATGTAGATGAGGCCGCGGACGCCGACGAAGCGGCCGATGAAGAATCGCGCGGCGGACAGAACAACACAGACCGACGAATCGCCGCATGA
- a CDS encoding histidine phosphatase family protein translates to MTTQVLFIRHGETDWNRVKRIQGHIDIPLSAHGVLQAEQLGARLAREGRLDAVYTSDLLRAQQTARPFADALGLDLHLSEGLRERNYGAFQGHDSDEISEKFPAEYVEWQTRDPGFTPPAGESLRVFFHRVIHAMEPIVAAHPGGRIACVAHGGVLDCIYRFAMKLPLDAPRNWPLLNCSVNVVDYDGGHATVVSWGDVSHLVTDTADDSLRKTA, encoded by the coding sequence ATGACGACGCAAGTCTTGTTCATCCGCCACGGCGAGACCGACTGGAACCGCGTGAAGCGCATCCAGGGGCATATCGACATTCCGCTGTCCGCGCACGGCGTGCTGCAAGCTGAACAACTGGGTGCGCGGCTCGCGCGGGAAGGGCGGCTCGACGCCGTCTACACCAGCGATCTCCTACGCGCCCAACAGACCGCCCGCCCGTTCGCCGATGCGCTCGGTCTCGACCTCCACTTGTCCGAAGGCTTGCGCGAACGCAACTATGGCGCGTTCCAGGGCCACGACAGCGACGAAATCAGCGAGAAGTTTCCGGCCGAGTACGTCGAATGGCAGACGCGCGATCCCGGCTTCACGCCGCCGGCCGGCGAATCGCTGCGCGTCTTTTTTCACCGCGTGATTCACGCGATGGAGCCGATCGTCGCCGCGCATCCGGGCGGGCGCATTGCGTGCGTGGCGCACGGCGGCGTGCTCGACTGCATCTACCGGTTCGCGATGAAACTGCCGCTCGACGCGCCGCGCAACTGGCCGCTGCTCAATTGCAGCGTCAACGTCGTCGATTACGACGGCGGCCATGCGACGGTCGTGTCATGGGGTGACGTGTCGCATCTCGTCACCGACACCGCCGACGACAGCCTGCGCAAAACGGCCTAG
- a CDS encoding oxygenase MpaB family protein, with product MSDQATLVTRVRSSIARGITNLTTGSGPTLDYSSPPGDPGLFGPDTICWKVHADFTSMMTSGISALLLQTLHPLALAGVWDHSTFRTDILGRLRRTATFIAGTTFGNRQDALALIERVKRIHLGVTGTAPDGRPYGANDADLLTWVHVAEVTSFLEGYLRYVDPALSVADQDRYFEETALVARLLGARDVPTTRAQVDAYLAAMRPHLHASERTQEVIRVLRNAPTPSVVMKPARVLVFNAGVDLLPDWAQGMLGLSSLAPMRRVIARPGVRAMAPVVRWALINGISKRARLRVAAKKND from the coding sequence ATGTCGGATCAGGCAACGTTGGTCACGCGCGTGCGGTCTTCGATCGCACGCGGCATCACGAATCTCACGACCGGTAGCGGGCCGACGCTCGATTATTCGTCGCCGCCGGGCGATCCGGGTCTCTTCGGGCCAGACACCATCTGCTGGAAAGTCCACGCCGATTTCACGTCGATGATGACGAGCGGCATCAGCGCCCTGTTGCTCCAGACGCTGCATCCGCTGGCGCTCGCGGGCGTGTGGGATCACTCGACGTTTCGCACGGATATTCTCGGGCGTCTACGGCGCACGGCGACTTTCATCGCGGGAACCACGTTCGGCAACCGGCAAGACGCGCTCGCGCTGATCGAGCGCGTGAAGCGCATCCATCTTGGCGTGACAGGCACCGCGCCCGACGGCCGGCCTTACGGTGCAAACGACGCCGATCTCTTGACATGGGTGCACGTCGCCGAAGTCACGAGCTTTCTAGAGGGCTATCTGCGCTACGTGGACCCCGCTCTGTCCGTGGCGGATCAGGACCGCTACTTCGAAGAAACGGCGCTCGTCGCCCGCCTGCTCGGCGCGCGCGACGTGCCGACCACGCGCGCACAGGTCGATGCGTATCTCGCCGCCATGCGCCCGCATCTGCATGCAAGTGAGCGCACGCAGGAAGTCATTCGCGTGCTCAGGAACGCGCCGACGCCGAGCGTGGTCATGAAGCCGGCGCGCGTGCTGGTGTTTAATGCGGGCGTCGATTTGCTGCCCGACTGGGCGCAGGGCATGCTCGGGCTGTCGTCGCTCGCGCCGATGCGGCGCGTCATCGCGCGGCCCGGCGTGCGGGCGATGGCGCCCGTCGTTCGCTGGGCGCTCATCAACGGCATCTCGAAGCGTGCGCGCTTGCGAGTTGCCGCAAAGAAGAACGACTAG
- the purH gene encoding bifunctional phosphoribosylaminoimidazolecarboxamide formyltransferase/IMP cyclohydrolase → MIKQALISVSDKSGIVEFAQSLSQLGVRLLSTGGTAKLLADAGLPVTEVADYTGFPEMLDGRVKTLHPKVHGGILARRDLPEHMAALEKHDIPTIDLLVVNLYPFVQTVAKEQCSLEDAIENIDIGGPTMLRSAAKNHRDVTVIVDPADYAAVLDEMRANNNSVGYATNFRLATKVFAHTAQYDGAITNYLTSLTETLQHSERNTYPATFNLAFEKVQDLRYGENPHQSAAFYRDLSVPAGALANYEQLQGKELSYNNIADSDAAWECVKTFDAPACVIIKHANPCGVAIGANAHEAYSKAFQTDPTSAFGGIIAFNREVDEAAAQAVAKQFVEVLIAPSFSEAARAVFAAKQNVRLLQIALGDGHNAFDLKRVGGGLLVQSLDSKNVQPHELRVVTKRHPTPKEMDDLMFAWRVAKYVKSNAIVFCGGGMTLGVGAGQMSRVDSARIAGIKAQNAGLSLNGSAVASDAFFPFRDGLDVVVNAGATCVIQPGGSMRDDEVVAAADEHNVAMILTGTRHFRH, encoded by the coding sequence ATGATCAAGCAAGCGCTCATCTCGGTTTCCGACAAGTCCGGCATCGTCGAATTCGCCCAATCGCTCTCGCAACTCGGCGTCAGGCTTCTTTCGACCGGCGGCACGGCGAAACTGCTCGCGGACGCGGGACTGCCCGTGACCGAAGTCGCCGACTACACCGGCTTCCCGGAAATGCTGGATGGACGCGTGAAGACGCTGCATCCCAAGGTGCACGGCGGCATTCTCGCCCGCCGCGATCTGCCCGAGCACATGGCCGCGCTGGAGAAGCACGACATTCCGACGATCGACCTGCTCGTCGTCAATCTGTATCCGTTCGTGCAGACGGTGGCCAAGGAACAATGCTCGCTTGAAGACGCCATCGAGAACATCGACATCGGCGGGCCGACCATGCTGCGCTCGGCGGCGAAGAATCATCGCGATGTGACGGTCATCGTCGATCCGGCCGACTACGCCGCCGTGCTCGACGAAATGCGCGCGAACAACAACAGCGTCGGCTATGCGACGAACTTCCGGCTCGCGACCAAGGTCTTCGCGCACACCGCGCAGTACGACGGCGCGATCACCAACTATCTGACGAGCCTCACCGAAACGCTCCAGCACAGCGAGCGCAACACCTACCCCGCCACGTTCAATCTCGCGTTCGAGAAAGTGCAGGACTTGCGCTACGGCGAAAATCCGCATCAAAGCGCGGCGTTCTACCGCGATCTTTCGGTGCCCGCCGGCGCGCTCGCCAACTACGAGCAGTTGCAGGGCAAGGAGCTCTCGTACAACAACATCGCGGATTCGGACGCCGCGTGGGAATGCGTGAAGACCTTCGACGCGCCCGCGTGCGTCATCATCAAGCACGCGAATCCGTGCGGCGTCGCCATCGGCGCGAACGCGCACGAGGCTTACTCGAAGGCGTTCCAGACGGATCCGACCTCGGCGTTCGGCGGCATCATCGCGTTCAATCGCGAAGTGGACGAAGCGGCGGCGCAGGCCGTGGCGAAGCAGTTCGTCGAAGTGCTGATCGCGCCTTCGTTCAGCGAAGCGGCGCGCGCCGTGTTCGCCGCGAAGCAGAACGTGCGCTTGCTGCAAATCGCGCTCGGCGACGGTCACAACGCGTTCGACCTGAAGCGCGTGGGCGGCGGCCTGCTGGTTCAGTCGCTCGATTCGAAGAACGTGCAGCCGCATGAACTGCGCGTCGTGACCAAGCGCCATCCGACGCCGAAGGAAATGGACGATCTGATGTTCGCCTGGCGCGTGGCGAAGTACGTGAAGTCGAATGCCATCGTGTTCTGCGGCGGCGGCATGACGCTCGGCGTCGGCGCGGGCCAGATGAGCCGCGTGGATTCGGCGCGCATCGCGGGCATCAAGGCGCAGAACGCAGGACTCTCGCTCAACGGCTCGGCGGTCGCATCGGATGCGTTCTTCCCGTTCCGCGACGGCCTCGACGTTGTGGTGAACGCGGGCGCGACCTGCGTGATCCAGCCGGGCGGCTCCATGCGCGACGACGAAGTGGTCGCCGCCGCCGACGAGCACAATGTCGCGATGATCCTCACCGGCACGCGCCATTTCCGCCATTAA
- a CDS encoding Fis family transcriptional regulator gives MSRHNIEQCVRQSLDSYFQDLDGSNPHDVYDMVISCVEKPMLEVVLAQAGGNQSLAAEYLGINRNTLRKKLQQHGLI, from the coding sequence ATGAGCAGACATAACATCGAACAATGCGTCCGCCAGAGCCTCGACAGCTACTTTCAGGACCTGGACGGCTCGAACCCGCACGACGTCTACGACATGGTGATTTCGTGCGTGGAAAAACCGATGCTCGAAGTGGTGCTCGCGCAGGCGGGCGGCAATCAGTCGCTCGCCGCGGAGTATCTCGGCATCAACCGCAACACGCTACGCAAGAAACTTCAGCAGCACGGATTGATTTGA
- the ruvB gene encoding Holliday junction branch migration DNA helicase RuvB: MIETDKLAAERIISATPVSPNEEAFERALRPRQLDEYVGQEKVRGQLEIFIEAAKRRSEALDHVLLFGPPGLGKTTLAHIIAREMGVNLRQTSGPVLERAGDLAALLTNLEANDVLFIDEIHRLSPVVEEILYPALEDYQIDIMIGEGPAARSVKLDLQPFTLVGATTRAGMLTNPLRDRFGIVSRLEFYNANELARIVSRSASLLKADIVPEGALEIARRSRGTPRIANRLLRRVRDYAEVKANGSITAEVADAALKMLDVDPVGFDLMDRKLLEAILHKFDGGPVGVDNLAAAIGEERDTIEDVLEPYLIQQGYLQRTPRGRVATLLTYRHFGIAAPDGGPIRDLWDANNG, encoded by the coding sequence ATGATCGAAACCGACAAACTCGCCGCAGAACGCATCATCTCGGCCACGCCCGTCTCGCCGAACGAAGAAGCCTTCGAGCGCGCGTTGCGACCGCGCCAGCTCGACGAATACGTGGGGCAGGAAAAGGTGCGCGGGCAGCTCGAAATCTTCATCGAAGCGGCCAAGCGGCGTTCCGAAGCGCTGGATCACGTGCTGCTCTTCGGTCCGCCGGGTCTCGGCAAGACCACGCTCGCGCATATCATCGCGCGGGAAATGGGCGTGAATTTGCGGCAGACGTCGGGACCGGTGCTGGAGCGCGCGGGCGACCTCGCCGCGCTGCTCACCAATCTCGAAGCGAACGACGTGCTTTTCATCGACGAGATTCATCGGCTCTCGCCGGTCGTCGAGGAAATTCTGTATCCGGCGCTCGAGGATTATCAGATCGACATCATGATCGGCGAAGGGCCGGCCGCGCGCAGCGTGAAGCTGGACCTTCAGCCGTTCACGCTCGTCGGCGCCACCACGCGCGCGGGCATGTTGACCAATCCGCTGCGCGACCGCTTCGGTATCGTGTCGCGGCTGGAGTTCTATAACGCGAACGAGCTCGCGCGTATCGTGTCGCGCTCGGCGTCGCTGCTGAAGGCGGACATCGTGCCCGAAGGCGCGCTGGAGATCGCGCGGCGCTCGCGTGGCACGCCGCGTATCGCGAACCGGCTGCTGCGCCGCGTGCGCGACTACGCGGAAGTGAAGGCGAACGGCAGCATCACGGCGGAAGTGGCGGATGCCGCGCTCAAGATGCTGGACGTCGATCCGGTCGGCTTCGACCTGATGGACCGCAAGCTGCTCGAAGCGATCCTGCACAAGTTCGACGGCGGGCCGGTCGGCGTCGATAACCTCGCGGCGGCCATCGGCGAAGAGCGCGACACCATCGAAGACGTGCTGGAGCCGTATCTGATCCAGCAAGGCTATTTGCAGCGCACGCCGCGCGGGCGCGTCGCGACCTTGCTGACGTATCGGCACTTCGGCATCGCCGCGCCGGACGGCGGCCCGATCCGCGACCTCTGGGACGCGAACAACGGCTAG